Proteins encoded within one genomic window of Sminthopsis crassicaudata isolate SCR6 chromosome X, ASM4859323v1, whole genome shotgun sequence:
- the IDS gene encoding iduronate 2-sulfatase isoform X2, giving the protein MPRHSTVVIPFVHLDGLNVLLIIVDDLRPTLGCYGEDFVKSPNIDQLASHSVVFQNAFAQQAVCAPSRVSFLTGRRPDTTRVYDFNSYWRVHSGNYSTIPQYFKENGYVTLSVGKVFHPGISSNHSDDFPYSWSVPPFHPSSERYENSKTCKGQDEELHANLICPVDVDEMPEGTLPDKQSTEEAIRLLQKMKKTKGLFFLAVGYHKPHIPFRYPKDFQKLYPLENVTLAPDPQIPGGLPLVAYTPWMDIRKREDVQALNISVPYGPIPKEFQRKIRQSYFASVSYLDSEVGRLLDTLDKLQFSNNTIIAFLSDHGWALGEHGEWAKYSNYDVATRVPLMFYVPGKTAPFTFPGERRFAYIDPFDSITKLMVPGKQAEELVELVSLFPTLSELAGLTIPPCCPYDSFDVELCREGPSLARFLNFATWEKDPYSTRKPSEFVAYSQYPRPSDTPQWNSDEPDLKDIKIMGYSMRTVDYRFTVWVTFDPVNFTANFTDIHAGELYFVDCDPLQDHNFYNQTLGMC; this is encoded by the exons ATGCCCCGCCACTCTA CTGTCGTCATTCCTTTCGTCCACTTAGATGGCCTGAACGTTCTCCTGATCATCGTGGATGACCTGAGGCCCACCTTAGGCTGCTATGGAGAGGATTTCGTGAAATCTCCGAACATCGATCAGCTGGCCTCCCATAGCGTGGTGTTCCAGAACGCCTTTGCCCAA CAAGCTGTCTGCGCCCCGAGCAGGGTGTCTTTCTTAACTGGCCGGAGACCAGACACTACCAGAGTGTATGACTTCAACTCCTACTGGAGAGTCCATTCGGGAAACTATTCTACAATCCCCCAGTACTTCAAGGAAAATGGTTACGTCACTTTGTCAGTTGGAAAAGTGTTTCATCCTG GAATTTCTTCCAATCACAGTGATGATTTTCCATACAGTTGGTCAGTTCcaccttttcatccctcctctGAACGATATGAAAATAGCAAG ACATGTAAAGGTCAGGATGAAGAACTTCACGCCAATTTGATTTGCCCTGTGGATGTAGATGAGATGCCCGAAGGAACCTTGCCTGATAAACAGAGCACCGAAGAAGCCATAAGATTGctacaaaagatgaaaaaaaccaagggtcttttctttctggctgttggCTATCATAAACCTCATATCCCATTCAGATATCCCAAG GACTTTCAGAAGCTGTATCCCTTGGAAAATGTTACTCTGGCTCCTGATCCTCAGATCCCTGGTGGACTACCTCTCGTAGCATATACTCCCTGGATGGATATCAGGAAGAGGGAAGATGTCCAGGCCTTAAACATCAGTGTTCCCTATGGCCCAATTCCTAAAGAGTTTCAG AGGAAAATCCGTCAGAGTTATTTTGCATCCGTTTCTTACTTGGATTCAGAAGTTGGTCGCCTGTTAGATACTTTGGATAAACTTCAGTTCTCAAACAACACAATTATTGCCTTTCTGTCTGATCATG GATGGGCTCTGGGTGAACATGGAGAATGGGCTAAGTACAGCAATTATGACGTAGCCACTCGAGTGCCTTTGATGTTTTACGTGCCTGGAAAGACGGCTCCATTTACTTTTCCCGGAGAGAGGCGTTTTGCTTACATTGATCCCTTCGATTCAATAACCAAGTTGATGGTTCCAG GAAAGCAAGCCGAGGAGCTTGTTGAacttgtatctctttttccaactCTCTCCGAACTTGCCGGACTGACCATTCCCCCATGCTGCCCATATGATTCATTTGATGTTGAGCTGTGCAGAGAAGGACCAAGCCTTGCTAGGTTTCTAAACTTCGCCACATGGGAGAAGGACCCTTACAGCACCAGGAAACCCAGTGAATTCGTGGCATATAGCCAGTACCCCCGGCCTTCAGACACCCCTCAGTGGAATTCTGATGAGCCAGATttaaaagatatcaaaattatGGGCTATTCCATGCGTACAGTAGACTACAGGTTTACTGTATGGGTCACCTTTGACCCTGTGAATTTCACTGCCAATTTTACTGACATCCATGCAGGTGAACTGTATTTTGTTGACTGTGATCCCTTGCAGGATCATAATTTTTATAACCAGACCCTAGGCATGTGTTAA
- the IDS gene encoding iduronate 2-sulfatase isoform X3: MTLPNLGLLWLRFAVSLAIAPSLLSVPTTEGPGYKKPEDLLKSVRNGSSKDGLNVLLIIVDDLRPTLGCYGEDFVKSPNIDQLASHSVVFQNAFAQQAVCAPSRVSFLTGRRPDTTRVYDFNSYWRVHSGNYSTIPQYFKENGYVTLSVGKVFHPGISSNHSDDFPYSWSVPPFHPSSERYENSKTCKGQDEELHANLICPVDVDEMPEGTLPDKQSTEEAIRLLQKMKKTKGLFFLAVGYHKPHIPFRYPKDFQKLYPLENVTLAPDPQIPGGLPLVAYTPWMDIRKREDVQALNISVPYGPIPKEFQRKIRQSYFASVSYLDSEVGRLLDTLDKLQFSNNTIIAFLSDHGWALGEHGEWAKYSNYDVATRVPLMFYVPGKTAPFTFPGERRFAYIDPFDSITKLMVPGTKDGSYKLALIILLFFLPHFLNLSVFLFLQESKPRSLLNLYLFFQLSPNLPD, translated from the exons ATGACGCTGCCAAACCTGGGCCTGCTGTGGCTGAGGTTCGCCGTTTCGCTCGCCATCGCGCCTTCCCTGCTGAGCGTTCCTACAACCGAAGGCCCTGGGTACAAGAAGCCCGAGGATCTGCTGAAATCCGTCAGGAACGGCTCATCGAAAG ATGGCCTGAACGTTCTCCTGATCATCGTGGATGACCTGAGGCCCACCTTAGGCTGCTATGGAGAGGATTTCGTGAAATCTCCGAACATCGATCAGCTGGCCTCCCATAGCGTGGTGTTCCAGAACGCCTTTGCCCAA CAAGCTGTCTGCGCCCCGAGCAGGGTGTCTTTCTTAACTGGCCGGAGACCAGACACTACCAGAGTGTATGACTTCAACTCCTACTGGAGAGTCCATTCGGGAAACTATTCTACAATCCCCCAGTACTTCAAGGAAAATGGTTACGTCACTTTGTCAGTTGGAAAAGTGTTTCATCCTG GAATTTCTTCCAATCACAGTGATGATTTTCCATACAGTTGGTCAGTTCcaccttttcatccctcctctGAACGATATGAAAATAGCAAG ACATGTAAAGGTCAGGATGAAGAACTTCACGCCAATTTGATTTGCCCTGTGGATGTAGATGAGATGCCCGAAGGAACCTTGCCTGATAAACAGAGCACCGAAGAAGCCATAAGATTGctacaaaagatgaaaaaaaccaagggtcttttctttctggctgttggCTATCATAAACCTCATATCCCATTCAGATATCCCAAG GACTTTCAGAAGCTGTATCCCTTGGAAAATGTTACTCTGGCTCCTGATCCTCAGATCCCTGGTGGACTACCTCTCGTAGCATATACTCCCTGGATGGATATCAGGAAGAGGGAAGATGTCCAGGCCTTAAACATCAGTGTTCCCTATGGCCCAATTCCTAAAGAGTTTCAG AGGAAAATCCGTCAGAGTTATTTTGCATCCGTTTCTTACTTGGATTCAGAAGTTGGTCGCCTGTTAGATACTTTGGATAAACTTCAGTTCTCAAACAACACAATTATTGCCTTTCTGTCTGATCATG GATGGGCTCTGGGTGAACATGGAGAATGGGCTAAGTACAGCAATTATGACGTAGCCACTCGAGTGCCTTTGATGTTTTACGTGCCTGGAAAGACGGCTCCATTTACTTTTCCCGGAGAGAGGCGTTTTGCTTACATTGATCCCTTCGATTCAATAACCAAGTTGATGGTTCCAGGTACAAAAGACGGGTCTTATAAA CTGGCTCTGattattctattattctttctGCCTCACTTTCTAAATTTGTCGGTTTTTTTGTTCCTCCAGGAAAGCAAGCCGAGGAGCTTGTTGAacttgtatctctttttccaactCTCTCCGAACTTGCCGGACTGA
- the IDS gene encoding iduronate 2-sulfatase isoform X1 gives MTLPNLGLLWLRFAVSLAIAPSLLSVPTTEGPGYKKPEDLLKSVRNGSSKDGLNVLLIIVDDLRPTLGCYGEDFVKSPNIDQLASHSVVFQNAFAQQAVCAPSRVSFLTGRRPDTTRVYDFNSYWRVHSGNYSTIPQYFKENGYVTLSVGKVFHPGISSNHSDDFPYSWSVPPFHPSSERYENSKTCKGQDEELHANLICPVDVDEMPEGTLPDKQSTEEAIRLLQKMKKTKGLFFLAVGYHKPHIPFRYPKDFQKLYPLENVTLAPDPQIPGGLPLVAYTPWMDIRKREDVQALNISVPYGPIPKEFQRKIRQSYFASVSYLDSEVGRLLDTLDKLQFSNNTIIAFLSDHGWALGEHGEWAKYSNYDVATRVPLMFYVPGKTAPFTFPGERRFAYIDPFDSITKLMVPGKQAEELVELVSLFPTLSELAGLTIPPCCPYDSFDVELCREGPSLARFLNFATWEKDPYSTRKPSEFVAYSQYPRPSDTPQWNSDEPDLKDIKIMGYSMRTVDYRFTVWVTFDPVNFTANFTDIHAGELYFVDCDPLQDHNFYNQTLGMC, from the exons ATGACGCTGCCAAACCTGGGCCTGCTGTGGCTGAGGTTCGCCGTTTCGCTCGCCATCGCGCCTTCCCTGCTGAGCGTTCCTACAACCGAAGGCCCTGGGTACAAGAAGCCCGAGGATCTGCTGAAATCCGTCAGGAACGGCTCATCGAAAG ATGGCCTGAACGTTCTCCTGATCATCGTGGATGACCTGAGGCCCACCTTAGGCTGCTATGGAGAGGATTTCGTGAAATCTCCGAACATCGATCAGCTGGCCTCCCATAGCGTGGTGTTCCAGAACGCCTTTGCCCAA CAAGCTGTCTGCGCCCCGAGCAGGGTGTCTTTCTTAACTGGCCGGAGACCAGACACTACCAGAGTGTATGACTTCAACTCCTACTGGAGAGTCCATTCGGGAAACTATTCTACAATCCCCCAGTACTTCAAGGAAAATGGTTACGTCACTTTGTCAGTTGGAAAAGTGTTTCATCCTG GAATTTCTTCCAATCACAGTGATGATTTTCCATACAGTTGGTCAGTTCcaccttttcatccctcctctGAACGATATGAAAATAGCAAG ACATGTAAAGGTCAGGATGAAGAACTTCACGCCAATTTGATTTGCCCTGTGGATGTAGATGAGATGCCCGAAGGAACCTTGCCTGATAAACAGAGCACCGAAGAAGCCATAAGATTGctacaaaagatgaaaaaaaccaagggtcttttctttctggctgttggCTATCATAAACCTCATATCCCATTCAGATATCCCAAG GACTTTCAGAAGCTGTATCCCTTGGAAAATGTTACTCTGGCTCCTGATCCTCAGATCCCTGGTGGACTACCTCTCGTAGCATATACTCCCTGGATGGATATCAGGAAGAGGGAAGATGTCCAGGCCTTAAACATCAGTGTTCCCTATGGCCCAATTCCTAAAGAGTTTCAG AGGAAAATCCGTCAGAGTTATTTTGCATCCGTTTCTTACTTGGATTCAGAAGTTGGTCGCCTGTTAGATACTTTGGATAAACTTCAGTTCTCAAACAACACAATTATTGCCTTTCTGTCTGATCATG GATGGGCTCTGGGTGAACATGGAGAATGGGCTAAGTACAGCAATTATGACGTAGCCACTCGAGTGCCTTTGATGTTTTACGTGCCTGGAAAGACGGCTCCATTTACTTTTCCCGGAGAGAGGCGTTTTGCTTACATTGATCCCTTCGATTCAATAACCAAGTTGATGGTTCCAG GAAAGCAAGCCGAGGAGCTTGTTGAacttgtatctctttttccaactCTCTCCGAACTTGCCGGACTGACCATTCCCCCATGCTGCCCATATGATTCATTTGATGTTGAGCTGTGCAGAGAAGGACCAAGCCTTGCTAGGTTTCTAAACTTCGCCACATGGGAGAAGGACCCTTACAGCACCAGGAAACCCAGTGAATTCGTGGCATATAGCCAGTACCCCCGGCCTTCAGACACCCCTCAGTGGAATTCTGATGAGCCAGATttaaaagatatcaaaattatGGGCTATTCCATGCGTACAGTAGACTACAGGTTTACTGTATGGGTCACCTTTGACCCTGTGAATTTCACTGCCAATTTTACTGACATCCATGCAGGTGAACTGTATTTTGTTGACTGTGATCCCTTGCAGGATCATAATTTTTATAACCAGACCCTAGGCATGTGTTAA